One Mauremys reevesii isolate NIE-2019 linkage group 5, ASM1616193v1, whole genome shotgun sequence genomic window carries:
- the FABP1 gene encoding fatty acid-binding protein, liver translates to MSFNGKFELQSHENFEPFMKALGLSDELIEKGKDIKSISEIVQNGKKFKVTVTTGSKVLTNEFTIGEEAELETPTGEKVKAVVQMEGDNKLVTNLNKIKSVTEIKGDIVTNTMILGDISYTRISKRI, encoded by the exons ATGAGCTTCAATGGAAAGTTTGAACTCCAGTCCCATGAAAATTTCGAGCCTTTCATGAAAGCCCTTG GTCTTTCTGATGAATTGATCGAGAAGGGCAAGGACATCAAGAGCATCTCAGAAATTGTACAGAATGGCAAAAAGTTCAAGGTCACCGTGACAACCGGCAGCAAAGTGCTGACCAATGAGTTCACTATTGGAGAGGAGGCCGAGCTGGAGACACCAACTGGAGAGAAGGTCAAG GCGGTTGTTCAAATGGAAGGTGACAATAAACTCGTCACGAACTTGAACAAAATCAAATCCGTCACTGAAATAAAGGGAGACATAGTCACCAAC ACAATGATCCTGGGAGACATCAGCTACACGCGAATCAGCAAGAGAATCTAG